ATCAATATCCTTTCGCATAGATCCAAAATCTTCATCATTGATCAATCCCCTATTCTTCGCTTTGGTGATCCAGGTTATGGTTTCGTAAAGAGACCCTCTGCCATAATAACAAAATTGCCTGTTTTCCTTGTAATAAAACCGTCCATCGCTTCGCTCAAATTGGCGGCGACTGAATCTGCTGCTCTAACCAACTGCTTTCCTATCGTATCTTTGGCAAAAAAATCCCACTTAATGACAATTTCCCAGATTCTTTGGCCAATATCCATAGCAAGCTGGTAAACCTTAAGTTCTTCCAATTTCATAACTCATTACCTCGCGTATTCAATGACCCAGTGACCTAATGACTTAAATTTTCACTCCACCAACCCATGTTTTATGACATAATGCATTAGTTCAGCATTGTTTCTCATTTTCATTTTTTTCAGAATACGGGATCGGTGGGTGCTGATGGTTTTTATACTCAGGCAGAGTTCCTCGGCAATCTCCTTAAGCGTTTTTCCCGAAGCAATCATGCGCATGACCTCATACTCACGATCGGAGAGCTTCTCGTGAAGTGGTTTTTCTGCATCCCTTTCCAAATCAAACGCTAATTTTTCGGCAAGAGAAGCACTGACATACCTTCCACCCCGCGATACTTTTCTCACAGCCGTTATTAATTCATCCGGCAAGCTTTCTTTGGTCAAATATCCGGAGGCCCCTGCCCTTAAAGCCCGCACCGCGTATTGTTCTTCAGAATGCATGGTCAATATCAGAACCGGGAGTCCGGGTCTTTGAGTTCTTAATTGTTTTAGAATATCCAATCCCCTTGTTCCGGGCATGGAAATGTCCAGTAACACCATATCGTAGTCATTTTTCCATACCTTATCTAGCACTTCCTGCCCATTGCTGGCTTCATCAGCCATAACCATGTCCGGATTGCCCTCGAAAATCTGCTTCAGGCCTTGGCGAACGATTGCGTGGTCATCAGCGATGAGTATTTTGATCATGGAGCGTCTCCCATTTGCGATTTGCAATTTGCGATTGTTCACTTTTTTGTAAGGGTTCACGGCGGTATTGCCTGGCGTGTCATTGCGAGCAGTCCAGCAGTTGCTCGGAGACCGGCTCGACCTGGGGTTCATGGCGGTATTGCCTGGCGTGTCATTGCGAGCGGAGCGAAGCAATCTCATAATTCGCCATACAAATCAAACCATTTCCTATTTCTGCTGTTAATCAGGTCAATTTTCTTTTGCCTGGAGCCAGCCTTTACCTGTTTCTCTCTCAAAATGGCATTTTCAGGGTCCTCAAATACCTCGTAATAAACGAGCCTGGTAATGTTATATTTCTTTGTAAATCCATCAACCAGTTTTTCTTTATGTTCGTATACTCTCCTCTTTAGATCGTTGGTTATTCCTGTGTAGAGGACCTTATTATGCTTGTTGGTCATTATATAGACGTAGTATTGCCTGTCCATTTATAGCTTCCATGAGATTGCTTCGTCGTCCGCCAAGGCCGACTCCTCGCAATGACAGAAAGGGCTACCCTGTGAATGCTTACACTCTTTTCAACCTTGGAACGCAACTTCCAATTAAACCCAAAACGAAACGCCGATTTTCAAATCCTCTTCTTTCATCCTTCCCTCCAATCAAGAATCGCAAATCGGCAATCGGGAATCCAATGGAACCAATCGCAAATCGACGATCACTTCTGTCCCTCTCCCGCCGGAATACTTACCCTTACCGTACTCCCTTTGTCTTGCATTCCACTGATTTTCACTTCACCATTGAAAAAACGGGCACGTTCTCTGATTCCAATCAACCCAAATGATTTGGGATCGGAAATCTGGTTTTCTGTAATCCCTTTGCCATTATCTGTAACTTCCAGCACCAATTTATCAAGTTCCTCTTTCAGGGTTATTTTGACATTCGTTGCATTTGCATGCCGGGCCACATTGGTCAACGTCTCCTGAAAGATGCGAAAAACCGCTGTACAAAGATCTCGATCTTGAGGAAAATCATCACGGCTGCGAGTAAGTTCACATTTAGTTCCAGTACGATTTTCAAATTCCTTCACCTGCCATTCGATCGCTGCTGTCAGGCCAAGGTCATCCAATAACCCTGGTCTCAATCGTGCGGAAAGCCTTTGGACCGTTTGGATGGTCGCATCAATGAGCTTTGACATTGATTCTGTTTTGTCAATCAGCGATTTTTGATCTCCGGGCAATCTCTTTCCCAACCAGGATAAGTCCATTTTCAAGGCTGTCAGCGCCTGTCCTAAATCATCGTGAATCTCACGGGCAATACTTGTCCTCTCTTGTTCTGTGGCGGATTGCAAATACGCAGAAAGGTTACGTAACTCTTCGCGTGACTTTCTTAATTCTTCCTCCGCCTCCTTTCTCTCTATTTTTGATTTCTGCTTCTCCAGGGCCCTGGTAATAATAGCCAGCAGGTAGTCCATGTCGATAGGCTTGGTCACATAGCCGAAGGCCCCATCCTGCATTGCCTGAACCGCGGTATCCAGCGAGGCGTGCCCGGTGATGATTACAGCCTCGGTATCCGGGGACAACTCCTTGATCTTTACCAGCACCTTGATGCCCGGAATGTCAGGGAGTTTCAAATCTATCAGGGCCAGGTTAAAGAACCTATCTGCAATAGCCTCAATCGCCTCCTTGCCACTGTTGACAGAAAAGGGTACATACCCTTCTTCGTTCAGGATATATGCAAGGGACTGACAGGCCCTAGGCTCGTCATCGATGATCAGAATGCTTTGTCTGTCTACTGACATTGTCCCAGTACTTCCTGGAGTCTTTTCCTGCCGACCATTTTGAGCAATTCCACGAGTTCTTCTATATCAAAAGGTTTATCAAGACAGGTAAAAGCAGTCTTTTTGAGGGATTCTTCAATGAGTCCCGCCATCTCCTCACGGTAGCCGGTCATAAGTATGACGATTACCCTGGGATCAGCTTTCTTGATGGCGATCAGGGCATCCAGCCCGGTTATGCCATTTAGCTTCATGTCCAGCAAGACGACTCGGCATTGGGACTCCAACAGAAGATTTATGGCTTTATCAACTTCGGTAGCAAAAATGGTATCACAACCTTTCTTATTGAGTATTTTCTGAAGCGTCTTGCAAAATTCGACATCATCGTCCAGAATCAATATCGGCTTCCGGGCGCCAAGTTCGTCGATAAAGGCTATTATCTTATCCAGATCCAGAGGCTTGGGAAGCACGGCCACGGCCCCCTGTCTCTTTGCCTCCCCGACCAGTTCAGGCAAGGTATAGGCGGTCATCATCACTGTGGTGGTTTCAGGTGATAACCTGTTAACCTCTTTCAATAACCCCACACCATTCAGGCCCGGCATCTTGATGTCCGTTAAAACAACATCAAAGGCCCTTTCTTTAATCCGCTCAACAGCCTCAAAGCCGTCTGCGGCCGTCTCCACTTCACAGCCCTTCTCCGTGAGGATATAGTTCAAGGTTTGGAGCATCCCGAAGTCGTCATCAACTATCAAGATACTAACCGACTCTCCGATTGCCGATTGCCGATTGCCGATTGCGGAATTGTTTGAATCCTGAATCATGTTTTCCACCCCTCAAATTCCCCAATCCCTAAAATCTCACCGTAAATCTGCTCCCTTTCCCTTCCTCGCTCTCCACCAAAATAGTCCCCCTGTTTTCCTCAGCCAGACTTTTTGAGACCGCCAGCCCCAGACCTATCCCTTTCGCCTTGGTGGTAAACAGGGGCTCAAATATCTTCCCTAGATTGCTCTCGGGAATGCCACAACCCTCATCAACAAAGACGACCTCCTTGGCCCCTTTTCTCACCCTTGTGGATATCTTGAGGCTCCCCCCTTCTCCCATGGCCTGCACGGCATTTTGGGTCAGGTTGAGGAATACCTGGCCTACCTGGACGGGATCGATGAAAACAGGAGCTATATGCTCGGCAAGGTCTGTAATCACTGTGATGTCTTCCGGTATTA
This region of Deltaproteobacteria bacterium genomic DNA includes:
- a CDS encoding response regulator translates to MIQDSNNSAIGNRQSAIGESVSILIVDDDFGMLQTLNYILTEKGCEVETAADGFEAVERIKERAFDVVLTDIKMPGLNGVGLLKEVNRLSPETTTVMMTAYTLPELVGEAKRQGAVAVLPKPLDLDKIIAFIDELGARKPILILDDDVEFCKTLQKILNKKGCDTIFATEVDKAINLLLESQCRVVLLDMKLNGITGLDALIAIKKADPRVIVILMTGYREEMAGLIEESLKKTAFTCLDKPFDIEELVELLKMVGRKRLQEVLGQCQ
- a CDS encoding response regulator — its product is MSVDRQSILIIDDEPRACQSLAYILNEEGYVPFSVNSGKEAIEAIADRFFNLALIDLKLPDIPGIKVLVKIKELSPDTEAVIITGHASLDTAVQAMQDGAFGYVTKPIDMDYLLAIITRALEKQKSKIERKEAEEELRKSREELRNLSAYLQSATEQERTSIAREIHDDLGQALTALKMDLSWLGKRLPGDQKSLIDKTESMSKLIDATIQTVQRLSARLRPGLLDDLGLTAAIEWQVKEFENRTGTKCELTRSRDDFPQDRDLCTAVFRIFQETLTNVARHANATNVKITLKEELDKLVLEVTDNGKGITENQISDPKSFGLIGIRERARFFNGEVKISGMQDKGSTVRVSIPAGEGQK
- a CDS encoding GIY-YIG nuclease family protein — translated: MDRQYYVYIMTNKHNKVLYTGITNDLKRRVYEHKEKLVDGFTKKYNITRLVYYEVFEDPENAILREKQVKAGSRQKKIDLINSRNRKWFDLYGEL
- a CDS encoding response regulator transcription factor — translated: MIKILIADDHAIVRQGLKQIFEGNPDMVMADEASNGQEVLDKVWKNDYDMVLLDISMPGTRGLDILKQLRTQRPGLPVLILTMHSEEQYAVRALRAGASGYLTKESLPDELITAVRKVSRGGRYVSASLAEKLAFDLERDAEKPLHEKLSDREYEVMRMIASGKTLKEIAEELCLSIKTISTHRSRILKKMKMRNNAELMHYVIKHGLVE